From the genome of Delphinus delphis chromosome 8, mDelDel1.2, whole genome shotgun sequence, one region includes:
- the MARK2 gene encoding serine/threonine-protein kinase MARK2 isoform X2, whose product MTAAIWRKINGRPTLGHLDSKPSSKSNMLRGRNSATSADEQPHIGNYRLLKTIGKGNFAKVKLARHILTGKEVAVKIIDKTQLNSSSLQKLFREVRIMKVLNHPNIVKLFEVIETEKTLYLVMEYASGGEVFDYLVAHGRMKEKEARAKFRQIVSAVQYCHQKFIVHRDLKAENLLLDADMNIKIADFGFSNEFTFGNKLDTFCGSPPYAAPELFQGKKYDGPEVDVWSLGVILYTLVSGSLPFDGQNLKELRERVLRGKYRIPFYMSTDCENLLKKFLILNPSKRGTLEQIMKDRWMNVGHEDDELKPYVEPLPDYKDPRRTELMVSMGYTREEIQDSLVGQRYNEVMATYLLLGYKSSELEGDTITLKPRPSADLTNSSAPSPSHKVQRSVSANPKQRRFSDQAGPAIPTSNSYSKKTQSNNAENKRPEEDREPGRKASSTAKVPASPLPGLERKKTTPTPSTNSVLSTSTNRSRNSPLLERASLGQASIQNGKDSLTMPGSRASTASASAAVSAARPRQHQKSMSASVHPNKATGLPPTDSNCEVPRPSTAPQRVPVASPSAHNISSSGGAPDRTNFPRGVSSRSTFHAGQLRQVRDQQNLPYGVTPASPSGNSQGRRGASGSIFSKFTSKFVRRNLSFRFARRNLNEPESKDRVETLRPHVVGSGGSDKEKEEFREAKPRSLRFTWSMKTTSSMEPNEMMREIRKVLDANSCQSELHEKYMLLCMHGTPGHENFVQWEMEVCKLPRLSLNGVRFKRISGTSMAFKNIASKIANELKL is encoded by the exons ATGACAGCAGCGATCTGGAGGAAGATTAATGGACGC CCCACCTTGGGACACCTCGACTCCAAGCCCAGCAGTAAGTCCAACATGCTGCGGGGCCGCAACTCAGCCACTTCTGCTGACGAGCAGCCCCATATTGGCAACTATCGACTCCTCAAGACCATCGGCAAGGGTAACTTCGCCAAGGTGAAGCTGGCTCGGCACATCCTTACTGGGAAAGAG GTAGCTGTGAAGATCATTGACAAGACTCAACTGAATTCCTCCAGCCTTCAGAAA ctgtTCCGTGAAGTAAGAATAATGAAGGTTTTGAATCATCCCAACATAG TTAAGTTATTTGAAGTGATCGAGACTGAGAAAACTCTCTACCTTGTCATGGAGTACGCTAGTGGAG GAGAGGTGTTTGATTACCTAGTGGCTCATGgcaggatgaaagaaaaagaggctCGAGCCAAATTCCGCCAG atAGTGTCTGCTGTGCAGTACTGTCACCAGAAGTTTATTGTTCATAGAGACTTAAAG GCAGAAAACCTGCTCTTGGATGCTGATATGAACATCAAGATTGCAGACTTTGGCTTCAGCAACGAATTCACCTTTGGGAACAAGCTGGATACCTTCTGCGGCAGTCCCCCTTACGCTGCCCCAGAGCTCTTCCAGGGCAAAAAATACGACGGACCCGAGGTGGATGTGTGGAGCCTGGGAGTTATTCTATATACACTGGTCAGCGGATCCCTGCCTTTTGATGGACAGAACCTCAAG GAGCTGCGGGAGCGGGTACTGAGGGGGAAATACCGTATTCCGTTCTACATGTCCACAGACTGTGAAAACCTGCTTAAGAAATTTCTCATTCTCAATCCCAGCAAGAGAGGCACTTTAGAG CAAATCATGAAAGATCGATGGATGAATGTGGGTCACGAAGATGATGAATTGAAGCCTTATGTGGAGCCACTCCCTGACTACAAGGACCCCCGGCGGACAG AGTTGATGGTGTCCATGGGTTACACACGGGAAGAGATCCAGGACTCGCTGGTGGGCCAGAGGTACAACGAGGTGATGGCCACCTATCTGCTCCTGGGCTACAAGAGCTCCGAG CTGGAGGGCGACACCATCACCTTGAAACCCCGGCCTTCAGCTGATCTGACCAATAGCAgtgccccttccccctcccacaaGGTACAGCGCAGCGTCTCAGCCAACCCCAAGCAGCGGCGCTTTAGCGACCAGG CTGGTCCTGCCATTCCCACTTCTAATTCCTACTCTAAGAAGACTCAGAGTAACAACGCAGAAAACAAGCGGCCTGAGGAGGACCGGGAGCCAGGGCGGAAGGCCAGCAGCACAGCCAAAGTGCCCGCCAGCCCCCTGCCTGGGCTGGAGAGGAAGaagaccacccccaccccctccacg AACAGCGTCCTCTCCACCAGCACAAATCGAAGCAGGAATTCCCCACTTTTGGAGAGGGCCAGCCTTGGCCAGGCCTCCATCCAGAACGGCAAAGACAG CCTAACCATGCCAGGGTCCCGGGCCTCCACGGCTTCTGCTTCCGCCGCGGTCTCTGCGGCCCGGCCCCGCCAGCACCAGAAATCCATGTCGGCCTCCGTGCACCCCAACAAGGCCACTGGGCTGCCCCCCACGGACAGTAACTGTGAGGTGCCGCGGCCCAG CACAGCCCCCCAGCGTGTCCCTGTCGCCTCCCCCTCCGCCCACAACATCAGCAGCAGCGGTGGAGCCCCAGACCGAACTAATTTTCCCCGGGGTGTTTCCAGTCGAAGCACCTTCCACGCTGGGCAGCTCCGGCAGGTGCGGGACCAGCAGAATTTGCCCTACGGTGtgaccccagcctctccctctggCAACAGCCAGGGCCGGCGGGGGGCCTCGGGGAGCATCTTCAGCAAATTCACTTCCAAGTTTGTACGCAG aaatcTGTCTTTCAGGTTTGCCAGAAG gaacctgaaTGAACCTGAAAGCAAAGACCGAGTGGAGACGCTCAG ACCTCACGTGGTGGGCAGCGGCGGCAGTGACAAGGAAAAGGAGGAGTTTCGGGAGGCCAAGCCCCGCTCGCTGCGCTTCACGTGGAGCATGAAGACCACGAGCTCCATGGAGCCCAACGAGATGATGCGTGAGATCCGCAAGGTGCTGGACGCGAACAGCTGCCAGAGCGAGCTGCACGAGAAGTACATGCTGCTGTGCATGCACGGCACGCCGGGCCACGAGAACTTCGTGCAGTGGGAGATGGAGGTGTGCAAACTGCCGCGGCTGTCTCTCAACGGTGTTCGGTTTAAGCGGATATCGGGCACCTCCATGGCCTTCAAAAACATTGCCTCCAAAATAGCCAACGAGCTGAAGCTTTAA
- the MARK2 gene encoding serine/threonine-protein kinase MARK2 isoform X3: MSSARTPLPTLNERDTEQPTLGHLDSKPSSKSNMLRGRNSATSADEQPHIGNYRLLKTIGKGNFAKVKLARHILTGKEVAVKIIDKTQLNSSSLQKLFREVRIMKVLNHPNIVKLFEVIETEKTLYLVMEYASGGEVFDYLVAHGRMKEKEARAKFRQIVSAVQYCHQKFIVHRDLKAENLLLDADMNIKIADFGFSNEFTFGNKLDTFCGSPPYAAPELFQGKKYDGPEVDVWSLGVILYTLVSGSLPFDGQNLKELRERVLRGKYRIPFYMSTDCENLLKKFLILNPSKRGTLEQIMKDRWMNVGHEDDELKPYVEPLPDYKDPRRTELMVSMGYTREEIQDSLVGQRYNEVMATYLLLGYKSSELEGDTITLKPRPSADLTNSSAPSPSHKVQRSVSANPKQRRFSDQAGPAIPTSNSYSKKTQSNNAENKRPEEDREPGRKASSTAKVPASPLPGLERKKTTPTPSTNSVLSTSTNRSRNSPLLERASLGQASIQNGKDSLTMPGSRASTASASAAVSAARPRQHQKSMSASVHPNKATGLPPTDSNCEVPRPSTAPQRVPVASPSAHNISSSGGAPDRTNFPRGVSSRSTFHAGQLRQVRDQQNLPYGVTPASPSGNSQGRRGASGSIFSKFTSKFVRRNLNEPESKDRVETLRPHVVGSGGSDKEKEEFREAKPRSLRFTWSMKTTSSMEPNEMMREIRKVLDANSCQSELHEKYMLLCMHGTPGHENFVQWEMEVCKLPRLSLNGVRFKRISGTSMAFKNIASKIANELKL, encoded by the exons CCCACCTTGGGACACCTCGACTCCAAGCCCAGCAGTAAGTCCAACATGCTGCGGGGCCGCAACTCAGCCACTTCTGCTGACGAGCAGCCCCATATTGGCAACTATCGACTCCTCAAGACCATCGGCAAGGGTAACTTCGCCAAGGTGAAGCTGGCTCGGCACATCCTTACTGGGAAAGAG GTAGCTGTGAAGATCATTGACAAGACTCAACTGAATTCCTCCAGCCTTCAGAAA ctgtTCCGTGAAGTAAGAATAATGAAGGTTTTGAATCATCCCAACATAG TTAAGTTATTTGAAGTGATCGAGACTGAGAAAACTCTCTACCTTGTCATGGAGTACGCTAGTGGAG GAGAGGTGTTTGATTACCTAGTGGCTCATGgcaggatgaaagaaaaagaggctCGAGCCAAATTCCGCCAG atAGTGTCTGCTGTGCAGTACTGTCACCAGAAGTTTATTGTTCATAGAGACTTAAAG GCAGAAAACCTGCTCTTGGATGCTGATATGAACATCAAGATTGCAGACTTTGGCTTCAGCAACGAATTCACCTTTGGGAACAAGCTGGATACCTTCTGCGGCAGTCCCCCTTACGCTGCCCCAGAGCTCTTCCAGGGCAAAAAATACGACGGACCCGAGGTGGATGTGTGGAGCCTGGGAGTTATTCTATATACACTGGTCAGCGGATCCCTGCCTTTTGATGGACAGAACCTCAAG GAGCTGCGGGAGCGGGTACTGAGGGGGAAATACCGTATTCCGTTCTACATGTCCACAGACTGTGAAAACCTGCTTAAGAAATTTCTCATTCTCAATCCCAGCAAGAGAGGCACTTTAGAG CAAATCATGAAAGATCGATGGATGAATGTGGGTCACGAAGATGATGAATTGAAGCCTTATGTGGAGCCACTCCCTGACTACAAGGACCCCCGGCGGACAG AGTTGATGGTGTCCATGGGTTACACACGGGAAGAGATCCAGGACTCGCTGGTGGGCCAGAGGTACAACGAGGTGATGGCCACCTATCTGCTCCTGGGCTACAAGAGCTCCGAG CTGGAGGGCGACACCATCACCTTGAAACCCCGGCCTTCAGCTGATCTGACCAATAGCAgtgccccttccccctcccacaaGGTACAGCGCAGCGTCTCAGCCAACCCCAAGCAGCGGCGCTTTAGCGACCAGG CTGGTCCTGCCATTCCCACTTCTAATTCCTACTCTAAGAAGACTCAGAGTAACAACGCAGAAAACAAGCGGCCTGAGGAGGACCGGGAGCCAGGGCGGAAGGCCAGCAGCACAGCCAAAGTGCCCGCCAGCCCCCTGCCTGGGCTGGAGAGGAAGaagaccacccccaccccctccacg AACAGCGTCCTCTCCACCAGCACAAATCGAAGCAGGAATTCCCCACTTTTGGAGAGGGCCAGCCTTGGCCAGGCCTCCATCCAGAACGGCAAAGACAG CCTAACCATGCCAGGGTCCCGGGCCTCCACGGCTTCTGCTTCCGCCGCGGTCTCTGCGGCCCGGCCCCGCCAGCACCAGAAATCCATGTCGGCCTCCGTGCACCCCAACAAGGCCACTGGGCTGCCCCCCACGGACAGTAACTGTGAGGTGCCGCGGCCCAG CACAGCCCCCCAGCGTGTCCCTGTCGCCTCCCCCTCCGCCCACAACATCAGCAGCAGCGGTGGAGCCCCAGACCGAACTAATTTTCCCCGGGGTGTTTCCAGTCGAAGCACCTTCCACGCTGGGCAGCTCCGGCAGGTGCGGGACCAGCAGAATTTGCCCTACGGTGtgaccccagcctctccctctggCAACAGCCAGGGCCGGCGGGGGGCCTCGGGGAGCATCTTCAGCAAATTCACTTCCAAGTTTGTACGCAG gaacctgaaTGAACCTGAAAGCAAAGACCGAGTGGAGACGCTCAG ACCTCACGTGGTGGGCAGCGGCGGCAGTGACAAGGAAAAGGAGGAGTTTCGGGAGGCCAAGCCCCGCTCGCTGCGCTTCACGTGGAGCATGAAGACCACGAGCTCCATGGAGCCCAACGAGATGATGCGTGAGATCCGCAAGGTGCTGGACGCGAACAGCTGCCAGAGCGAGCTGCACGAGAAGTACATGCTGCTGTGCATGCACGGCACGCCGGGCCACGAGAACTTCGTGCAGTGGGAGATGGAGGTGTGCAAACTGCCGCGGCTGTCTCTCAACGGTGTTCGGTTTAAGCGGATATCGGGCACCTCCATGGCCTTCAAAAACATTGCCTCCAAAATAGCCAACGAGCTGAAGCTTTAA
- the MARK2 gene encoding serine/threonine-protein kinase MARK2 isoform X1 yields the protein MSSARTPLPTLNERDTEQPTLGHLDSKPSSKSNMLRGRNSATSADEQPHIGNYRLLKTIGKGNFAKVKLARHILTGKEVAVKIIDKTQLNSSSLQKLFREVRIMKVLNHPNIVKLFEVIETEKTLYLVMEYASGGEVFDYLVAHGRMKEKEARAKFRQIVSAVQYCHQKFIVHRDLKAENLLLDADMNIKIADFGFSNEFTFGNKLDTFCGSPPYAAPELFQGKKYDGPEVDVWSLGVILYTLVSGSLPFDGQNLKELRERVLRGKYRIPFYMSTDCENLLKKFLILNPSKRGTLEQIMKDRWMNVGHEDDELKPYVEPLPDYKDPRRTELMVSMGYTREEIQDSLVGQRYNEVMATYLLLGYKSSELEGDTITLKPRPSADLTNSSAPSPSHKVQRSVSANPKQRRFSDQAGPAIPTSNSYSKKTQSNNAENKRPEEDREPGRKASSTAKVPASPLPGLERKKTTPTPSTNSVLSTSTNRSRNSPLLERASLGQASIQNGKDSLTMPGSRASTASASAAVSAARPRQHQKSMSASVHPNKATGLPPTDSNCEVPRPSTAPQRVPVASPSAHNISSSGGAPDRTNFPRGVSSRSTFHAGQLRQVRDQQNLPYGVTPASPSGNSQGRRGASGSIFSKFTSKFVRRNLSFRFARRNLNEPESKDRVETLRPHVVGSGGSDKEKEEFREAKPRSLRFTWSMKTTSSMEPNEMMREIRKVLDANSCQSELHEKYMLLCMHGTPGHENFVQWEMEVCKLPRLSLNGVRFKRISGTSMAFKNIASKIANELKL from the exons CCCACCTTGGGACACCTCGACTCCAAGCCCAGCAGTAAGTCCAACATGCTGCGGGGCCGCAACTCAGCCACTTCTGCTGACGAGCAGCCCCATATTGGCAACTATCGACTCCTCAAGACCATCGGCAAGGGTAACTTCGCCAAGGTGAAGCTGGCTCGGCACATCCTTACTGGGAAAGAG GTAGCTGTGAAGATCATTGACAAGACTCAACTGAATTCCTCCAGCCTTCAGAAA ctgtTCCGTGAAGTAAGAATAATGAAGGTTTTGAATCATCCCAACATAG TTAAGTTATTTGAAGTGATCGAGACTGAGAAAACTCTCTACCTTGTCATGGAGTACGCTAGTGGAG GAGAGGTGTTTGATTACCTAGTGGCTCATGgcaggatgaaagaaaaagaggctCGAGCCAAATTCCGCCAG atAGTGTCTGCTGTGCAGTACTGTCACCAGAAGTTTATTGTTCATAGAGACTTAAAG GCAGAAAACCTGCTCTTGGATGCTGATATGAACATCAAGATTGCAGACTTTGGCTTCAGCAACGAATTCACCTTTGGGAACAAGCTGGATACCTTCTGCGGCAGTCCCCCTTACGCTGCCCCAGAGCTCTTCCAGGGCAAAAAATACGACGGACCCGAGGTGGATGTGTGGAGCCTGGGAGTTATTCTATATACACTGGTCAGCGGATCCCTGCCTTTTGATGGACAGAACCTCAAG GAGCTGCGGGAGCGGGTACTGAGGGGGAAATACCGTATTCCGTTCTACATGTCCACAGACTGTGAAAACCTGCTTAAGAAATTTCTCATTCTCAATCCCAGCAAGAGAGGCACTTTAGAG CAAATCATGAAAGATCGATGGATGAATGTGGGTCACGAAGATGATGAATTGAAGCCTTATGTGGAGCCACTCCCTGACTACAAGGACCCCCGGCGGACAG AGTTGATGGTGTCCATGGGTTACACACGGGAAGAGATCCAGGACTCGCTGGTGGGCCAGAGGTACAACGAGGTGATGGCCACCTATCTGCTCCTGGGCTACAAGAGCTCCGAG CTGGAGGGCGACACCATCACCTTGAAACCCCGGCCTTCAGCTGATCTGACCAATAGCAgtgccccttccccctcccacaaGGTACAGCGCAGCGTCTCAGCCAACCCCAAGCAGCGGCGCTTTAGCGACCAGG CTGGTCCTGCCATTCCCACTTCTAATTCCTACTCTAAGAAGACTCAGAGTAACAACGCAGAAAACAAGCGGCCTGAGGAGGACCGGGAGCCAGGGCGGAAGGCCAGCAGCACAGCCAAAGTGCCCGCCAGCCCCCTGCCTGGGCTGGAGAGGAAGaagaccacccccaccccctccacg AACAGCGTCCTCTCCACCAGCACAAATCGAAGCAGGAATTCCCCACTTTTGGAGAGGGCCAGCCTTGGCCAGGCCTCCATCCAGAACGGCAAAGACAG CCTAACCATGCCAGGGTCCCGGGCCTCCACGGCTTCTGCTTCCGCCGCGGTCTCTGCGGCCCGGCCCCGCCAGCACCAGAAATCCATGTCGGCCTCCGTGCACCCCAACAAGGCCACTGGGCTGCCCCCCACGGACAGTAACTGTGAGGTGCCGCGGCCCAG CACAGCCCCCCAGCGTGTCCCTGTCGCCTCCCCCTCCGCCCACAACATCAGCAGCAGCGGTGGAGCCCCAGACCGAACTAATTTTCCCCGGGGTGTTTCCAGTCGAAGCACCTTCCACGCTGGGCAGCTCCGGCAGGTGCGGGACCAGCAGAATTTGCCCTACGGTGtgaccccagcctctccctctggCAACAGCCAGGGCCGGCGGGGGGCCTCGGGGAGCATCTTCAGCAAATTCACTTCCAAGTTTGTACGCAG aaatcTGTCTTTCAGGTTTGCCAGAAG gaacctgaaTGAACCTGAAAGCAAAGACCGAGTGGAGACGCTCAG ACCTCACGTGGTGGGCAGCGGCGGCAGTGACAAGGAAAAGGAGGAGTTTCGGGAGGCCAAGCCCCGCTCGCTGCGCTTCACGTGGAGCATGAAGACCACGAGCTCCATGGAGCCCAACGAGATGATGCGTGAGATCCGCAAGGTGCTGGACGCGAACAGCTGCCAGAGCGAGCTGCACGAGAAGTACATGCTGCTGTGCATGCACGGCACGCCGGGCCACGAGAACTTCGTGCAGTGGGAGATGGAGGTGTGCAAACTGCCGCGGCTGTCTCTCAACGGTGTTCGGTTTAAGCGGATATCGGGCACCTCCATGGCCTTCAAAAACATTGCCTCCAAAATAGCCAACGAGCTGAAGCTTTAA
- the MARK2 gene encoding serine/threonine-protein kinase MARK2 isoform X4: MSSARTPLPTLNERDTEQPTLGHLDSKPSSKSNMLRGRNSATSADEQPHIGNYRLLKTIGKGNFAKVKLARHILTGKEVAVKIIDKTQLNSSSLQKLFREVRIMKVLNHPNIVKLFEVIETEKTLYLVMEYASGGEVFDYLVAHGRMKEKEARAKFRQIVSAVQYCHQKFIVHRDLKAENLLLDADMNIKIADFGFSNEFTFGNKLDTFCGSPPYAAPELFQGKKYDGPEVDVWSLGVILYTLVSGSLPFDGQNLKELRERVLRGKYRIPFYMSTDCENLLKKFLILNPSKRGTLEQIMKDRWMNVGHEDDELKPYVEPLPDYKDPRRTELMVSMGYTREEIQDSLVGQRYNEVMATYLLLGYKSSELEGDTITLKPRPSADLTNSSAPSPSHKVQRSVSANPKQRRFSDQAGPAIPTSNSYSKKTQSNNAENKRPEEDREPGRKASSTAKVPASPLPGLERKKTTPTPSTNSVLSTSTNRSRNSPLLERASLGQASIQNGKDSTAPQRVPVASPSAHNISSSGGAPDRTNFPRGVSSRSTFHAGQLRQVRDQQNLPYGVTPASPSGNSQGRRGASGSIFSKFTSKFVRRNLSFRFARRNLNEPESKDRVETLRPHVVGSGGSDKEKEEFREAKPRSLRFTWSMKTTSSMEPNEMMREIRKVLDANSCQSELHEKYMLLCMHGTPGHENFVQWEMEVCKLPRLSLNGVRFKRISGTSMAFKNIASKIANELKL; the protein is encoded by the exons CCCACCTTGGGACACCTCGACTCCAAGCCCAGCAGTAAGTCCAACATGCTGCGGGGCCGCAACTCAGCCACTTCTGCTGACGAGCAGCCCCATATTGGCAACTATCGACTCCTCAAGACCATCGGCAAGGGTAACTTCGCCAAGGTGAAGCTGGCTCGGCACATCCTTACTGGGAAAGAG GTAGCTGTGAAGATCATTGACAAGACTCAACTGAATTCCTCCAGCCTTCAGAAA ctgtTCCGTGAAGTAAGAATAATGAAGGTTTTGAATCATCCCAACATAG TTAAGTTATTTGAAGTGATCGAGACTGAGAAAACTCTCTACCTTGTCATGGAGTACGCTAGTGGAG GAGAGGTGTTTGATTACCTAGTGGCTCATGgcaggatgaaagaaaaagaggctCGAGCCAAATTCCGCCAG atAGTGTCTGCTGTGCAGTACTGTCACCAGAAGTTTATTGTTCATAGAGACTTAAAG GCAGAAAACCTGCTCTTGGATGCTGATATGAACATCAAGATTGCAGACTTTGGCTTCAGCAACGAATTCACCTTTGGGAACAAGCTGGATACCTTCTGCGGCAGTCCCCCTTACGCTGCCCCAGAGCTCTTCCAGGGCAAAAAATACGACGGACCCGAGGTGGATGTGTGGAGCCTGGGAGTTATTCTATATACACTGGTCAGCGGATCCCTGCCTTTTGATGGACAGAACCTCAAG GAGCTGCGGGAGCGGGTACTGAGGGGGAAATACCGTATTCCGTTCTACATGTCCACAGACTGTGAAAACCTGCTTAAGAAATTTCTCATTCTCAATCCCAGCAAGAGAGGCACTTTAGAG CAAATCATGAAAGATCGATGGATGAATGTGGGTCACGAAGATGATGAATTGAAGCCTTATGTGGAGCCACTCCCTGACTACAAGGACCCCCGGCGGACAG AGTTGATGGTGTCCATGGGTTACACACGGGAAGAGATCCAGGACTCGCTGGTGGGCCAGAGGTACAACGAGGTGATGGCCACCTATCTGCTCCTGGGCTACAAGAGCTCCGAG CTGGAGGGCGACACCATCACCTTGAAACCCCGGCCTTCAGCTGATCTGACCAATAGCAgtgccccttccccctcccacaaGGTACAGCGCAGCGTCTCAGCCAACCCCAAGCAGCGGCGCTTTAGCGACCAGG CTGGTCCTGCCATTCCCACTTCTAATTCCTACTCTAAGAAGACTCAGAGTAACAACGCAGAAAACAAGCGGCCTGAGGAGGACCGGGAGCCAGGGCGGAAGGCCAGCAGCACAGCCAAAGTGCCCGCCAGCCCCCTGCCTGGGCTGGAGAGGAAGaagaccacccccaccccctccacg AACAGCGTCCTCTCCACCAGCACAAATCGAAGCAGGAATTCCCCACTTTTGGAGAGGGCCAGCCTTGGCCAGGCCTCCATCCAGAACGGCAAAGACAG CACAGCCCCCCAGCGTGTCCCTGTCGCCTCCCCCTCCGCCCACAACATCAGCAGCAGCGGTGGAGCCCCAGACCGAACTAATTTTCCCCGGGGTGTTTCCAGTCGAAGCACCTTCCACGCTGGGCAGCTCCGGCAGGTGCGGGACCAGCAGAATTTGCCCTACGGTGtgaccccagcctctccctctggCAACAGCCAGGGCCGGCGGGGGGCCTCGGGGAGCATCTTCAGCAAATTCACTTCCAAGTTTGTACGCAG aaatcTGTCTTTCAGGTTTGCCAGAAG gaacctgaaTGAACCTGAAAGCAAAGACCGAGTGGAGACGCTCAG ACCTCACGTGGTGGGCAGCGGCGGCAGTGACAAGGAAAAGGAGGAGTTTCGGGAGGCCAAGCCCCGCTCGCTGCGCTTCACGTGGAGCATGAAGACCACGAGCTCCATGGAGCCCAACGAGATGATGCGTGAGATCCGCAAGGTGCTGGACGCGAACAGCTGCCAGAGCGAGCTGCACGAGAAGTACATGCTGCTGTGCATGCACGGCACGCCGGGCCACGAGAACTTCGTGCAGTGGGAGATGGAGGTGTGCAAACTGCCGCGGCTGTCTCTCAACGGTGTTCGGTTTAAGCGGATATCGGGCACCTCCATGGCCTTCAAAAACATTGCCTCCAAAATAGCCAACGAGCTGAAGCTTTAA